The Halalkalicoccus tibetensis genome contains the following window.
CCTTCCGGGCGAGGTCCAGCCGGTGACGTACGCGGTCGGGCCCCACGAGATCCCGGAGTCAGAGTCGCCCCGGCCGCCCGTCGGCGACCGGGTCGCCGTGCTGACGGGCGCGAACTCCGGCGGGAAGACGACGCTGCTGGAGACGCTCTGTGCGGTCGCCGTCCTCGCCTCGATGGGGCTTCCCGTCCCGGCCGAGGCGGCCCGCGTCGGCTCGTTCGACCACGTCGTATTCCATCGGCGCCACGCCTCGTTCAACGCGGGCGTCCTGGAGTCGACGCTGCGGTCGGTGGTGCCCCCGCTGGTCGCCGACGGCCGGACGCTGATGCTCGTCGACGAGTTCGAGGCGATCACCGAGCCCGGGCGGGCGGCCGACCTGCTGAACGGCCTCGTCGGCCTGACTGTCGAGCGCGACGCCCTGGGCGTCTTCGTCACCCATCTCGCGGCGGACCTCGAGCCGCTGCCGGCGGCCGCGCGGATCGACGGCATCTTCGCCGAGGGGCTGACCCCCGAGCTGGAGCTGCGGGTCGACTACCAGCCCCGGTTCGGGACCGTCGGGCGCTCGACGCCGGAGTTCATCGTCTCGCGGCTGGTGGCCAACGCCGACGACCGGCTGGTGCGCCAGGGGTTCGAGGAGCTCGCCGCCGCGGTCGGCCAGGAGGCCGTCCAGCGGACCCTCTCGGACGTCCGCTGGACGCCGGACTGAGCCGGGAGAACTAGGTGAACCGGACCGCCGCGCCCGCCCTCAGTAGACCAACTCCCCGTCGATGAACTTCCGGGTGCGATCGTCGCGCGGGTCCTCGAAGACCCGCTCGGTCGGGCCGACTTCGATGACTCCCTGATCGAGCAGGACCGCCACCCGGTCGGCGATCCGCTCGGCCTGGTGCATGTCGTGGGTCGCGACGACGGTCCCGATCCCCCGGTCGCGGGCCTCCCCGATCGCGCCCTCCAGCACGGCGGTGTTCCGCGGGTCGAGGTCCGAGGTCGGTTCGTCGAGCAGTAGCACGTCCGGCTCGTACGCGAGCGCGCGGGCGAAGGCGACCCGTTGGGCCTCGCCCCCCGAGAGGGACCGCGCGTTCTGGCCCTCGTTCTCGACGAGCCCGACGACATCGAGGGCTTCGAGTGCCGCCTCGCTGGTCCCGTTTCGCTTGCCGACGAGCTCGGCGGCGTTGCGTTTCATCCGGTCAGCCCACGACTGGCGGACGCGGAGCCCGTACTCGGCGTTCTCCCGGACCGAGGTGTCGAACAGGCTCGGCTCCTGGAACACCATGCCGACGTTCCGGCGCAGCGCGAGTCGCTGGCCCTCCGAGATGCTCCAGACGTCGGTCCCGTCGTAGCTGATCGTTCCCCCGTCGGGCTGCTCGAACAGCGCGAGCAGCCGGAGCAGGGTCGATTTCCCGACGCCGGAGGGGCCGATGATCGCGAGGATCTCGCCGCGATCGACGGCCATCGAGACGTCGTCGAACACCGGTTCGCCGTAGGCGTGTCGCAGCCCCTCGACGTCGAGGACCGCGTTCATCGCGTCCGACCACCCCCGCCGAGGCGGCCGACGAGCCAGTTGACCAGCAGGACGATCGTGACGAGGATCGCCCCGAGGAACATCGCGGTCTCGAAGCGGCCCTGGCGCGCCTCGAGCTGGATCGCCGTCGTGAGGTTCCGGGTGTAGGAGGTCCCGTCGGCGTACGCGATGTTACCCCCGACGATCAGGACCGAGCCGACCTCGCTGATCGCGCGGCCAAAGCCCGCCAAAACGGCGGTCGCGATCCCGAAGCGGGCCTCCTTGATCACGACCAGCGCGACGTCGAGGCGCGTGCCGCCCATCACGTAGGCCGCGTCGCGGACGTTCTGCTCGACGCTGGTGACGGCCGCGAGGCTTACCCCGGTGATGACCGGGGTGGCGAGCACGAACTGTGACATGATCATCGCCTCGGGCGTGAACACGAGGTTCAACGCGCCGAGCGGGCCTTGGTTCGATACCAGAAAGAGGACCACGAGACCGACGACGACGCTCGGAAACCCCATCCCGGTGTTGATCACGGCGGTCACGAGCCCCTTGCCGGGGAACTCCTTGAACCCGACGAGTATCGCAACGGGCAGGCTGAACAGCGTCGAGATCGTCACGGCGATCAGGCTGACGTACAGCGAGACGCGGACGACGCTCGAGATGTAGTGGCTCTCGAAGGGGAGCTCGACGAACGCGAACGCGAGCGCCTCGACGGCCATCACGTATCGGTCTCGTCCTCGCCCGCTTCAGTGCCACCGTCGGGCTGCCAGTCCTCGGGCACGTACTGTCCGAAGTTCGGGTCCTCGGAGATCGCCTCGGGGAAGAACAGCTGCTCGCCGTCGAGTTCGTAGTTCTCGATGACGTCCTGCCCCTCTTGCCCCGTGAGGAAGCCGATATACCCCATCGCGAGGTCGTAGTTCCGGTCCTCGTGAACCGCGGGGTTCGCGGCGACGATCCCGTATGGGTTGGCGAGCAGTTCGGGGCCGCCCTCGACGGGCCCCTCGACGAGGATCCCGAGCTCGATCTCCTCTTGCTGGGAGATGAACGTCCCCCGGTCCGCGAGGGTGTAGCCGCCCTGCTGGCTGGCCTGGTTGAGCGTGTCGCCCATCCCCTGGCCGGTCTCGAGGTACCACTCGCCACCCGGCTCGACGCCGGACTCCTCCCAGATCCCGAGTTCGGTACCGTGGGTTCCCGAGTCGTCGCCCCGCGAGGCGAACAGCGCTTCGTTCTCCGCGATGGTCGCGAACGCCTCTTCGGCTCCTTCGGTACCCTCGATGCCGGCCGGATCGTCAGCCGGCCCGACGATCACGAAGTCGTTGAACATCAGGTCCCGGCGATTCACCCCGTGGCCCTCCTCCATGAACTCGTCCTCCTGGCTCCGGGCGTGGACCATGATCACGTCGGCGTCCCCGCTGCGGGCGGTCTCCAGGGCCGCGCCCGTCCCCTGGGAGATCGCCTGAACGGGCGTTCCGAACCGTTCCTCGAAGGCCGCGTTGACCTCGTCCAAGAGGCCGGTGTCGTAGGTGCTGGTCGTCGTCGTCAGCACCAGCTCCTCGCCCTCGATATCGGCACCCGATCCTCCGTCCCCGTCCCCCCCGTTTCCGCCCTCATCGGAGAACAGACCCGTACATCCGGCCAGCCCAGCCGCCGCCCCGCTCCCGACGACCGAGAGGAACTCACGTCGTTGTATCGCCATAGATACATCGTGAGATGAGCATCTATTAAGTTTTTCTGAACTACGTCGACGAATGTAGCGTCTTCCGGTTACATCACGTCTTCCCGACATCATACTGTATGGCCGAAATATCCCCTGCTGTCGGCCCTCAATCGGTGGAACGGGCCAAGCACGACCCGGTGTCAAACCGAGTGGTGTAACCGTATCCGATTACGATCGATTCGTGAAGGGGTTTCGTAGCCCGGTAGGATCCCCACGCCGCGGTCGGTCGGGCTACTGACGGGCAGGGCGCCGGCCCGTTCGGGAATATCGCGGTCGCTCGGAGGGGTGCTGGTGACGGGTACGCCGATACGCCCTCACCCGGAGTTGAGGTCCGTGTTCCGCGAACCCTCGATCCCGCTGGGGCGTGGTTCGTGTATCGCCATACGGTTTACGCGGACGAGTAGGGCACGGAGCGTCGGAACGCCGGCCGGGCGATCCGGCGGTGCTATGGTCTCACAGGTTACGAGCGGGTTCGTCGTCGTCCACCGCGTCCCGTTCTCGCCGCGGAACGACCTCGACGATGCGGTCGGCTACCGGTCGGCGCGGGCGGCCGTCGGATCGAAGGGAGTACCAGTGTACCCCCTCCCGATCGGCTCGCCACCGATCACGCGCGAATAGCCTCCGACGGCGGTCGAACGCTCGAAAAAGGGTGTTGTCAGGGGCACCTCGTGCGGCGTCGACTGCGGGCCCATCCATCGTGGTCCCCGACGCCGCGGGTTCGAATAGGGGACGACGGCCGATAAGCTGTGGCGCCGATCGTCAGGGCGTGAGAACGGGCATAGGACTGAAGTACGCGACCGGTGGCGACGAGCGGTCAGTAGAAGAGCGACGGCAGGGCTCACGTACCGACGCGGGACGGGAAGCAGGGTGCTCCACTCGCGTTCCTCGCTTGGCTCCCTGATGAGGTGCTCCCAGAGCTCGTCGATGTACCACGTCATCGAGACCTCGGTGGGGTCGGCGGCGGTGACGGGGTCCTCGGGCAGCGAGAACGTCTCGGAGACGAACCCCTTCGCGTCGAACTCCTCGGCCGCGTGTTCGTCCTCGAAGCGCTCGCGGATCGCCTCCACCTCGCCGTCGGGGACGGCGTCGACGAAGGTCTTCGAGTCCCTGAACGCCCCCGACAGCTGGACGGTCTCGAAGAGATCACCGGCGAACTGTGGGTGGGAGGCGAGTGAACGCATACCATCCCCAACGGAGACCGCCGGTTTGGTTCTGTCGTGATCGATCCGCGGGCGAGCGGTGAGCGGCGCCACGATCGGCATGACCCTATTGCTAGTATCCTAGCAGTATCATTCAACCGAAACGTTTACCCCCGAGTCACGTGTCTGATCCTAGAAGGATGTTTACTCTCAAGTCCATCTTCAGCGGCGTTCTGCAGCACGTTCCCACCGGAGGCGGGCGTCCCGAGCGGTACAGTGCCCCGATCTCGCCCGAGGAACTGACCGGCGAGTACCTCCTGCTCGAGGTCACCGAGGAGCTCTCCCCGGAAGCCGAGGCGGCCGTGACGGCGCTGCTGACGGAGACGCACCGGAACGGGTTCACCGCCGAGCTGACCGACACGGAGGGGGATCCGTCGCTGTTCCCGCCGGGGGCGAGCCTCTTCGGGACGGCCGAGTCGGACGGCCGTCTCCAGGGCGTCCTCTCCGTGCTCGAGCGGTTCACGCACGTCTTTCGCTCGCGCGGAACCGACACGATCGTGATCAACGCCGC
Protein-coding sequences here:
- a CDS encoding phosphate ABC transporter ATP-binding protein — its product is MNAVLDVEGLRHAYGEPVFDDVSMAVDRGEILAIIGPSGVGKSTLLRLLALFEQPDGGTISYDGTDVWSISEGQRLALRRNVGMVFQEPSLFDTSVRENAEYGLRVRQSWADRMKRNAAELVGKRNGTSEAALEALDVVGLVENEGQNARSLSGGEAQRVAFARALAYEPDVLLLDEPTSDLDPRNTAVLEGAIGEARDRGIGTVVATHDMHQAERIADRVAVLLDQGVIEVGPTERVFEDPRDDRTRKFIDGELVY
- a CDS encoding ABC transporter permease; this translates as MAVEALAFAFVELPFESHYISSVVRVSLYVSLIAVTISTLFSLPVAILVGFKEFPGKGLVTAVINTGMGFPSVVVGLVVLFLVSNQGPLGALNLVFTPEAMIMSQFVLATPVITGVSLAAVTSVEQNVRDAAYVMGGTRLDVALVVIKEARFGIATAVLAGFGRAISEVGSVLIVGGNIAYADGTSYTRNLTTAIQLEARQGRFETAMFLGAILVTIVLLVNWLVGRLGGGGRTR
- a CDS encoding substrate-binding domain-containing protein, with protein sequence MAIQRREFLSVVGSGAAAGLAGCTGLFSDEGGNGGDGDGGSGADIEGEELVLTTTTSTYDTGLLDEVNAAFEERFGTPVQAISQGTGAALETARSGDADVIMVHARSQEDEFMEEGHGVNRRDLMFNDFVIVGPADDPAGIEGTEGAEEAFATIAENEALFASRGDDSGTHGTELGIWEESGVEPGGEWYLETGQGMGDTLNQASQQGGYTLADRGTFISQQEEIELGILVEGPVEGGPELLANPYGIVAANPAVHEDRNYDLAMGYIGFLTGQEGQDVIENYELDGEQLFFPEAISEDPNFGQYVPEDWQPDGGTEAGEDETDT